Proteins encoded together in one Treponema primitia ZAS-1 window:
- the thrC gene encoding threonine synthase, with product MQFRSTRSNDPLVSFKDAILQCLPMDGGLYVPASVLDMRQYVLYMDTETSYPELVATVAPALLQGELNPLSAARVAESAFDFEPELKQLDDNFSVLTLCNGPTGVFKDYGIAFLAAVMEELLKNDQRAMILSAARQDTGVSIAHAFSQRKGMISVILYPSGPVRGLDPKSYITNGGNVIPIQIKGTFDDCQRLILEAINDRPFAERYGITCANAINPGRLLPQVFYYFYAFIKLKKILKGELIFSVPTGNFGNLIAGLYAWKMGMPVNGFIAAMNANNAFGDYIKGKDFKPGKLIQTNSPALDVSVPSNYERLASFYKEAPAVMRNMVFPDAIDDRTTLAAMEKAWKDYHILLDPHGAVAFAAARRLSQTAGFNGHVVVLATGHPAKHADLVLQATGQQLDIPEKFSNLWKKTDPMATISPQLDALEGAIASCC from the coding sequence ATGCAGTTTAGGTCTACCCGGTCAAATGATCCCCTGGTTTCTTTTAAAGATGCAATTCTTCAATGTCTCCCCATGGACGGCGGGCTGTATGTTCCCGCTTCAGTATTAGATATGCGGCAGTATGTTCTCTATATGGATACCGAGACCAGCTATCCGGAATTGGTCGCCACGGTGGCGCCAGCCCTGCTGCAGGGGGAGCTAAACCCCTTGTCTGCGGCCCGGGTAGCGGAAAGCGCCTTTGATTTTGAACCGGAGCTAAAGCAACTGGACGATAATTTTTCCGTTTTAACCCTTTGTAACGGACCTACCGGCGTCTTTAAAGATTATGGCATTGCTTTTTTAGCGGCGGTTATGGAGGAGCTCCTTAAAAACGACCAGCGGGCCATGATACTCTCTGCGGCCAGACAGGATACGGGGGTCAGCATAGCCCATGCCTTTTCCCAACGTAAGGGTATGATTTCGGTTATACTCTATCCTTCCGGTCCGGTCCGGGGTTTGGACCCCAAGTCCTATATCACCAATGGCGGTAATGTCATTCCCATTCAGATTAAGGGTACCTTTGACGACTGCCAGCGTCTTATTCTTGAGGCTATAAACGACCGGCCTTTTGCGGAACGGTATGGGATTACCTGCGCAAATGCGATTAATCCGGGTCGTCTTCTTCCTCAGGTTTTCTACTATTTTTATGCCTTTATCAAACTGAAAAAAATCCTTAAGGGAGAGCTGATATTCAGTGTACCCACGGGGAATTTTGGCAATTTGATCGCCGGGCTCTATGCCTGGAAAATGGGAATGCCCGTGAACGGCTTCATCGCCGCCATGAATGCTAATAATGCTTTTGGGGACTATATCAAGGGTAAGGACTTTAAGCCGGGGAAACTGATTCAGACCAATTCACCGGCCCTGGATGTAAGCGTCCCCTCAAACTATGAAAGGCTGGCATCTTTTTATAAGGAAGCTCCGGCGGTAATGCGGAATATGGTATTTCCCGATGCCATTGATGACCGGACAACCTTAGCCGCTATGGAAAAGGCCTGGAAGGACTATCATATCCTGCTGGATCCCCACGGTGCGGTAGCCTTTGCCGCCGCCCGGCGTTTATCCCAAACCGCTGGGTTTAACGGCCATGTGGTGGTCCTGGCCACGGGGCATCCGGCAAAACATGCCGATTTGGTTTTGCAGGCCACGGGCCAACAACTTGATATACCGGAAAAATTTTCCAATCTCTGGAAAAAAACTGATCCCATGGCAACTATTTCACCCCAACTTGATGCTCTTGAAGGCGCCATAGCCAGTTGCTGTTAA